In the genome of Gloeotrichia echinulata CP02, one region contains:
- a CDS encoding ATP-grasp domain-containing protein — protein sequence MAQSIFVSLLPSTTPSRGVRQKIVALFKTLGTLTLLLIALPFNALIVLISLLWGIVRSPFTKSSRVATPPQTILVSGAKMTKALQLARCFHAGGHRVILIESHKYWLSGHRFSQAVSRFYTVQAPQSDPEGYIQSLVEIVKKEKVDIYVPVCSPIASYYDSLAKPALAEYCEVLHFDPDITKMLDDKFAFTDQARSLGLSVPKSFKITNPQQVIDFDFSQETRKYILKSIAYDSVRRLNLTKLPCDTPEETAAFVNSLPISPETPWIMQEFIPGKEFCTHSTVRDGELRLHCCCNSSAFQINYENVENPQIRQWVQHFVKNLQLTGQISFDFIQAEDGTVYAIECNPRTHSAITMFYNHPGVADAYFGKTPLAAPVEPLASSKPTYWIYHEIWRLTGIRSGKQLQTAVNTLVRGTDAIYCLDDPIPFLTLHHWQIPLLLLKNLQQLKGWVKIDFNIGKLVELGGD from the coding sequence ATGGCACAATCGATTTTTGTATCTCTACTTCCATCGACAACGCCTTCAAGGGGTGTGAGGCAAAAGATAGTGGCTCTATTCAAGACTCTGGGTACACTGACATTATTATTAATCGCCTTGCCATTCAATGCTTTGATAGTGTTGATATCTTTATTGTGGGGCATTGTGCGATCGCCGTTTACCAAAAGCAGCAGAGTGGCTACTCCTCCTCAGACTATCTTGGTGAGTGGAGCCAAGATGACCAAAGCATTGCAACTGGCTCGCTGCTTTCATGCAGGCGGACACAGAGTTATTCTGATTGAAAGTCATAAATACTGGTTGTCTGGGCATAGATTTTCTCAAGCCGTGAGTCGTTTTTATACAGTCCAGGCTCCGCAATCAGACCCAGAAGGCTATATTCAGTCCCTAGTAGAAATTGTTAAAAAGGAAAAAGTTGACATTTATGTACCTGTATGCAGTCCTATCGCTAGTTACTACGACTCTTTAGCAAAGCCTGCACTAGCAGAATACTGCGAAGTTTTGCACTTTGATCCAGATATCACTAAGATGCTAGATGATAAATTTGCCTTTACGGATCAAGCGCGATCGCTGGGTTTATCTGTTCCCAAGTCTTTTAAAATCACAAATCCTCAACAGGTTATCGATTTTGATTTTAGTCAAGAAACCCGCAAATATATTCTTAAAAGTATTGCTTACGACTCCGTTCGCCGCTTAAATTTAACCAAACTTCCCTGCGACACCCCAGAAGAGACAGCAGCCTTTGTCAACAGTTTACCCATCAGTCCAGAAACACCTTGGATTATGCAAGAGTTTATTCCTGGTAAGGAGTTCTGTACCCATAGTACAGTGCGAGATGGAGAATTAAGATTGCATTGCTGTTGCAACTCTTCGGCGTTTCAAATCAACTATGAAAACGTCGAAAATCCCCAAATCCGTCAATGGGTGCAACACTTCGTCAAGAATTTGCAACTGACTGGACAAATTTCTTTCGACTTTATCCAAGCCGAAGACGGTACAGTTTACGCCATTGAATGCAACCCCCGTACTCATTCGGCAATCACAATGTTCTACAATCATCCTGGTGTGGCAGATGCCTATTTTGGGAAAACTCCTTTAGCTGCACCGGTGGAACCTTTAGCAAGTAGCAAACCCACTTACTGGATATATCACGAAATCTGGCGACTAACTGGTATCCGTTCCGGGAAACAATTGCAAACGGCTGTTAATACCCTAGTGCGGGGTACTGATGCTATTTACTGTCTTGATGACCCCATACCATTTTTGACCTTGCATCACTGGCAAATTCCTCTACTTTTGCTCAAGAATCTGCAACAACTTAAAGGATGGGTAAAAATAGACTTCAACATTGGCAAATTGGTGGAATTAGGCGGCGATTAA
- a CDS encoding class I SAM-dependent methyltransferase has protein sequence MTSVVKLPTARPITPHSILVAQLQQTLKLAKENNIPPEILDSLWQAVQLAAGLDPYLDDYTTPESSALTALAQKTSLEDWSKRFSDGETVRQLEQEMLSGHLEGQTLKMFVHMTKAKRILELGMFTGYSALAMAEALPSDGQLIACEVDPYVAQFAQACFDESVHGHKIVVEVTPALETLHKLAATKESFDLIFVDADKKEYVKYFQTILDSSLLSPDGLICVDNTLLQGQVYLPPEQRTANGEAIAQFNAVVAADPRVEQVLLPIRDGVTLIRRVA, from the coding sequence ATGACGAGTGTTGTAAAACTCCCAACAGCTAGACCAATCACGCCACACAGCATCTTAGTTGCCCAGTTACAGCAAACCCTGAAATTAGCAAAAGAGAACAACATTCCCCCAGAGATATTAGATTCTCTGTGGCAAGCAGTTCAATTAGCAGCGGGTTTAGATCCCTACTTGGATGATTACACCACCCCAGAATCGAGCGCATTAACAGCATTGGCGCAAAAAACTAGCCTTGAAGACTGGAGCAAACGCTTTAGTGATGGGGAAACAGTCCGTCAACTAGAACAGGAAATGCTGTCAGGACATCTTGAAGGACAGACATTAAAAATGTTTGTTCACATGACCAAGGCCAAGCGCATTCTAGAATTAGGAATGTTTACAGGGTATTCGGCTTTGGCAATGGCAGAAGCATTACCAAGCGATGGGCAACTCATAGCTTGTGAGGTAGACCCCTATGTCGCCCAATTTGCTCAAGCTTGCTTTGACGAGTCTGTCCACGGCCACAAAATCGTCGTCGAAGTAACACCAGCCCTAGAGACACTCCACAAACTAGCAGCAACAAAAGAATCATTTGATTTAATCTTCGTTGATGCCGATAAAAAGGAGTATGTAAAGTACTTTCAAACCATCTTGGATAGTAGCTTGCTAAGTCCCGACGGGTTAATTTGCGTGGATAATACATTGTTACAAGGACAAGTTTACCTACCACCAGAACAACGCACCGCCAACGGTGAAGCGATCGCTCAGTTCAACGCTGTTGTCGCCGCCGATCCTCGTGTAGAGCAAGTTTTGCTACCCATACGAGATGGTGTGACCTTGATTAGACGGGTAGCATAA
- a CDS encoding sedoheptulose 7-phosphate cyclase has product MNTVQASFEAKETEFHVQGYEKIDFSLIYVNGAFDIKNREIADSYGKFGRCLTVIDANVYELYGEQIRSYFRHYDIELTVFPIIITEPDKTIATFEKIVDAFSDFGLVRKEPVLVIGGGLITDVAGFACAAYRRKSNYIRIPTTLIGLIDAGVAIKVAVNHHKLKNRLGAYHAPLKVILDFSFLQTLPTVQVRNGMAELVKIAVVANSQVFELLYKYGEELLSTHFGHVNGTPEIKEIAHKVNYEAIKTMLELETPNLHEIDLDRVIAYGHTWSPTLELAPRVPLYHGHAVNIDMALSATIAAQRGYIPTQERDRILDLMSRIGLSLDHPLLDEDLLWYATQSITLTRDGKQRAAMPRPIGECFFVNDLTRQELDAALAEHKRLCATYPRGGKGVDAYIETEEAQLLGV; this is encoded by the coding sequence ATGAATACAGTTCAAGCAAGTTTTGAAGCGAAAGAAACTGAATTTCACGTACAAGGTTACGAAAAAATCGATTTTAGTCTGATCTATGTAAACGGTGCATTTGACATTAAAAACCGAGAAATTGCAGATAGCTATGGGAAATTTGGTCGCTGTCTGACTGTGATTGATGCCAATGTGTATGAACTGTATGGCGAGCAGATTAGGTCATATTTTAGACACTATGACATTGAACTAACAGTATTTCCCATCATCATTACAGAGCCGGATAAAACCATTGCAACTTTTGAAAAAATTGTTGACGCTTTTTCAGACTTTGGCTTAGTTCGTAAAGAACCAGTCTTGGTTATCGGTGGTGGTCTAATTACTGATGTAGCTGGGTTTGCTTGCGCTGCTTACCGTCGCAAGAGTAACTACATTCGCATTCCTACGACCTTAATAGGCTTAATCGATGCAGGTGTAGCAATTAAGGTAGCGGTGAATCATCACAAGTTAAAAAATCGCTTGGGAGCATATCATGCACCTTTAAAAGTGATTCTCGATTTCTCATTTTTGCAAACCTTGCCAACGGTTCAAGTTCGTAATGGGATGGCAGAATTAGTAAAAATTGCTGTAGTTGCTAACTCACAAGTCTTTGAACTACTATACAAGTATGGCGAAGAACTGCTTTCCACTCACTTTGGACATGTGAATGGTACACCAGAAATCAAAGAGATTGCCCATAAAGTCAACTACGAAGCCATCAAAACTATGTTGGAGTTAGAGACTCCTAACTTACATGAAATAGACCTTGATCGCGTCATTGCTTACGGCCACACTTGGAGTCCTACCCTAGAATTAGCGCCGCGTGTACCCCTATATCATGGTCATGCCGTCAATATAGATATGGCTTTATCTGCAACCATTGCAGCACAACGAGGCTACATTCCCACACAAGAGCGCGATCGCATTCTAGACTTGATGAGTCGTATAGGTCTATCACTCGATCATCCTCTACTAGATGAAGATTTACTCTGGTATGCTACCCAATCTATTACCCTAACACGAGATGGCAAACAACGCGCCGCCATGCCTCGTCCTATTGGTGAGTGCTTCTTTGTCAACGATTTGACTCGTCAAGAACTTGATGCTGCTTTAGCTGAACACAAACGTCTTTGTGCTACATATCCTCGTGGTGGCAAAGGCGTTGATGCCTACATTGAAACTGAAGAAGCTCAACTATTAGGGGTGTGA
- a CDS encoding transposase, whose protein sequence is MRQVEKHIIKEGHDWFDYCSDITTISRQLYNTAQFTQRQGFFYGWGTQSQASLDTLFKQNENYKAISAKVAQLVLKQNADAWIAYYKALVAYKLEPTKFTGRPKPPNYVDDKNLIKFNNQAIGKREFSKGSVVPSMSPIRIPVKPGLRFEDLCEVRIVPKTGCFVIEIVYEITELSEFFCSLNPELNAAIDIGLDNLATIVFNDFSEQPIIVNGKPLKSANQFYNKQIAKFRGFLPHGKAKSRRIANIVRNRNQFIDSYLHQATKMIVDQLLSLGVTHVSIGKNEQWKTRLNLGKRTNQSFIQIPHAKFIEILTYKLVRVGITVKVAEESYTSKASAIDWDIIPTYQPNNKIKHVFSGKRVKRAWYISKDGLKIHADVNAGYNIGRKSNPEGFDCLQSILRDRGCLVVHPRRITPLFKRVHAESRVA, encoded by the coding sequence ATGCGTCAAGTAGAAAAGCACATAATCAAAGAAGGACATGACTGGTTTGATTATTGTAGTGACATTACCACTATTTCTCGACAGCTTTATAACACTGCTCAATTCACTCAACGCCAAGGTTTTTTCTACGGATGGGGAACTCAATCACAAGCTAGCTTAGACACTTTATTTAAACAAAACGAGAACTACAAAGCAATAAGCGCAAAAGTAGCTCAACTCGTATTAAAACAGAATGCAGATGCGTGGATTGCTTACTACAAAGCATTAGTGGCTTACAAACTTGAACCAACTAAGTTCACTGGTAGACCAAAACCACCTAATTATGTTGATGATAAGAACCTGATTAAGTTTAACAATCAAGCCATTGGTAAAAGAGAATTTAGTAAAGGTTCGGTTGTCCCGTCAATGTCGCCAATCAGAATCCCGGTAAAGCCTGGACTAAGATTTGAGGACTTGTGCGAAGTGCGAATTGTCCCAAAAACTGGATGCTTCGTTATCGAAATAGTCTATGAAATTACCGAGTTGTCAGAGTTTTTTTGTAGTTTGAATCCTGAACTGAATGCGGCGATAGACATAGGCTTAGACAATCTAGCGACGATTGTTTTCAACGACTTTAGCGAACAGCCAATTATCGTAAACGGGAAACCATTAAAATCAGCCAACCAATTTTATAACAAGCAGATTGCCAAGTTTCGAGGTTTTCTGCCTCATGGTAAAGCTAAATCAAGGCGAATCGCAAATATCGTCCGCAACCGTAATCAATTTATAGATTCATATTTGCATCAAGCCACAAAAATGATTGTGGATCAACTTCTATCTCTTGGTGTAACTCACGTCTCAATCGGGAAAAACGAACAATGGAAAACACGTCTTAATTTAGGTAAACGTACAAACCAAAGCTTTATTCAAATACCACATGCTAAATTTATCGAGATACTGACTTATAAATTAGTTAGAGTCGGTATTACCGTTAAGGTAGCAGAAGAATCTTACACAAGTAAGGCTTCAGCGATTGATTGGGACATCATCCCAACTTATCAACCTAACAACAAGATCAAGCATGTATTCTCAGGAAAACGTGTCAAACGTGCGTGGTATATCAGTAAAGATGGTTTGAAGATTCATGCTGACGTGAACGCAGGGTACAACATCGGCAGAAAAAGTAATCCTGAAGGGTTTGACTGTCTCCAGTCTATTCTAAGGGATAGGGGGTGTCTGGTAGTACATCCAAGGCGGATAACTCCACTATTTAAGCGTGTCCATGCTGAAAGTAGAGTCGCTTAA
- a CDS encoding CTB family bacteriocin, whose protein sequence is MSNQIIASELCAELSEGQQEVVTGGADFELSGSNYANRLANLQGFTTSGPNGSTGNSIGQTSAVNTASQDLLGLGVAQLPTGIGALGAAPTITGLAQPAQGPATVGTGLGQ, encoded by the coding sequence ATGTCAAATCAAATAATTGCATCCGAGTTGTGTGCAGAGTTATCAGAAGGACAACAAGAGGTTGTCACCGGCGGTGCCGACTTTGAGTTGAGCGGTAGTAATTACGCTAACAGACTAGCTAATTTACAAGGTTTCACCACTTCCGGTCCAAATGGTAGCACGGGCAACTCTATAGGTCAAACTTCGGCTGTCAATACCGCTTCTCAAGATTTATTGGGATTGGGCGTGGCACAACTTCCTACAGGAATTGGTGCATTGGGTGCAGCACCAACAATCACTGGTTTAGCACAACCTGCTCAAGGTCCTGCCACAGTAGGCACCGGTCTTGGTCAATAG